In Perca fluviatilis chromosome 11, GENO_Pfluv_1.0, whole genome shotgun sequence, the following proteins share a genomic window:
- the higd1a gene encoding HIG1 domain family member 1A, mitochondrial yields MSSYDENESKFLRKAKENPFVPVGMAGFFAIVGYRLLKMKSRGDTKMSVHLIHMRVAAQGFVVGAMTVGVLYSMYKEYIVKPREEQKAVQHK; encoded by the exons ATGTCTTCTTATGATGAGAATGAGTCAAAGTTCCTTCGTAAGGCAAAGGAGAATCCATTTGTCCCAGTTG GAATGGCTGGATTCTTTGCCATTGTGGGGTACAGACTGCTGAAAATGAAAAGTCGGGGAGACACAAAAATGTCAGTTCACCTGATTCACATGCGTGTAGCTGCCCAAGGCTTTGTGGTTGGAGCCATGACTGTTG gGGTCCTGTATTCAATGTACAAAGAGTACATTGTAAAACCCAGAGAGGAACAGAAAGCAGTGCAACACAAATGA
- the LOC120567629 gene encoding 7-alpha-hydroxycholest-4-en-3-one 12-alpha-hydroxylase-like: MGLLLPILLGFLAALIGGLYLLGVFRQRRLGEPPLDKGLIPWLGHVLEFRRNTFKFLERMKQKHGDVFTVQLGGYYFTFLQDPLSFGSFVKESREKLDFRKFSVQLVRRVFGYTALENEHIVLQMNSNKHLQGAGLEAMTQSMMSNLQNLMLHNIGSPADQRTWTEDGLFMYCYNIVFRAGYLSLYGNEPHKSEGSEEKDRAESEALFYEFRKYDQLFPRFAYGVLPPRERLEAQRLLGLFWKALSIQKMKTKENISRWVWDIQQGKEEIGIKESMIDRYMFVLLWASQGNTGPSSFWLLLFLMKNSEAMAAVKEEVNTVLKEFGQEVRHGGPLINLTREMLMKTPILDSVVEETLRLTAAPLLTRAVIQDMTLKMADGREYLIRKGDRMAVFPYIAIQTDPEIHSDPHSFKYDRFLNPDRSKKTHFYKAGKKVKFYNMPWGAGVSMCPGRFFATNELKQFVFLMLVYFEFELKNPDEKIPEMDFSRWGFGTMQPDRDIQFRYRLKY, encoded by the coding sequence ATGGGACTGCTGCTGCCGATTCTTCTTGGCTTTCTTGCTGCTCTGATTGGAGGGCTATACCTTCTCGGGGTGTTTCGACAGCGGCGACTAGGAGAACCCCCTTTGGATAAGGGGCTCATTCCCTGGCTGGGTCATGTCTTAGAGTTTCGCAGGAACACATTTAAGTTCCTAGAGAGGATGAAGCAAAAACACGGTGATGTGTTCACAGTACAGCTGGGAGGGTATTACTTTACATTCCTTCAGGACCCTCTATCGTTTGGATCATTTGTTAAGGAGAGTCGAGAAAAACTGGACTTCAGGAAGTTTTCTGTGCAGCTGGTGCGCAGAGTGTTTGGTTACACTGCTTTAGAAAACGAACACATCGTTCTCCAGATGAACAGCAACAAGCATCTACAGGGGGCTGGACTGGAGGCAATGACTCAATCCATGATGAGTAATTTGCAGAACCTGATGTTGCACAACATTGGCTCACCTGCAGACCAAAGAACCTGGACGGAGGATGGACTGTTTATGTACTGCTACAATATTGTTTTCAGGGCTGGCTACTTATCTCTATATGGCAATGAGCCACACAAGTCAGAAGGAAGTGAGGAGAAAGACAGAGCTGAATCAGAagccttattttacgagtttcGTAAATATGACCAACTCTTCCCCAGGTTTGCTTATGGGGTCCTGCCACCAAGGGAAAGGTTGGAAGCACAGAGGCTCCTGGGACTCTTCTGGAAAGCTCTGTCAATTCAGAAGATGAAGACCAAGGAAAACATCAGTCGCTGGGTGTGGGACATCCAGCAAGGCAAAGAGGAGATAGGTATAAAGGAATCAATGATAGACAGGTACATGTTTGTGCTTCTTTGGGCCTCTCAGGGCAACACAGGGCCTTCTTCATTCTggctgctcctcttcctcatgaAAAACTCAGAAGCCATGGCAGCAGTAAAGGAAGAGGTAAATACGGTCTTGAAGGAATTTGGGCAAGAAGTCCGACATGGTGGCCCTTTAATCAACCTCACCCGTGAAATGCTGATGAAAACACCAATCCTGGACAGTGTTGTGGAAGAGACCCTCCGACTCACTGCTGCACCCCTCCTCACCAGAGCAGTGATTCAGGATATGACTCTCAAGATGGCTGATGGGCGGGAATACTTGATCCGCAAGGGAGACAGAATGGCAGTCTTTCCTTACATTGCCATTCAAACTGACCCAGAGATCCACTCTGACCCACATTCATTCAAATATGACCGCTTTCTCAATCCAGACAGGAgcaagaaaacacatttttacaaagcAGGGAAGAAGGTGAAGTTTTACAACATGCCCTGGGGGGCCGGGGTCTCCATGTGCCCTGGGCGTTTCTTTGCCACCAATGAGCTGAAGCAGTTTGTTTTCCTCATGTTGGTTTATTTTGAGTTTGAGCTGAAGAATCCTGATGAGAAGATACCTGAGATGGACTTCAGTCGATGGGGCTTTGGAACGATGCAACCTGACAGAGACATTCAGTTCCGATACAGACTCAAATATTAA
- the gjc2 gene encoding gap junction protein gamma 2 — translation MSWSFLTRLLEEIHNHSTFVGKVWLTVLIIFRIVLTAVGGESIYSDEQTKFTCNTKQPGCDNVCYDAFAPLSHVRFWVFQIIMISTPSIMYMGYAIHKIARSTELDRRKQLRLRKKSSPLSRWRESHHLEDVLEEDEDDDAEPMIYEDTLEVQEAKPVPVSSTSKDPPKHDGRRRIMQEGLMRIYVLQLMSRAIFEIAFLAGQYLLYGFQVSPSYVCNRVPCPHRVDCFISRPTEKTIFLLIMYVVSCLCLVLNVCEMLHLGIGTFRDTLRMKRNGRRTSYGYPFSRNIPASPPGYNLVMKTDKPSRIPNSLITHEQNMANVAQEQQCTSPDENIPSDLVSLHRHLRVAQEQLDMAFQTYQTKNNQQTSRTSSPVSGGTMAEQNRVNTVQEKQGARPKSATEKAATIVKNGKTSVWI, via the coding sequence ATGAGCTGGAGCTTTCTAACTCGTCTCCTGGAAGAGATCCACAACCACTCCACCTTTGTGGGGAAAGTGTGGCTGACTGTGCTCATCATCTTCCGCATTGTGCTCACAGCGGTTGGAGGCGAGTCTATCTACTCGGACGAGCAGACCAAGTTCACCTGCAACACCAAGCAGCCAGGTTGTGACAACGTATGCTATGATGCCTTTGCCCCGCTCTCGCACGTCCGCTTCTGGGTCTTCCAGATCATCATGATCTCCACTCCTTCTATTATGTACATGGGTTACGCCATCCACAAGATAGCCCGAAGTACAGAGTTGGATCGCAGGAAGCAACTCAGGCTCCGCAAAAAgtcttctcctctctccagaTGGAGAGAAAGCCACCATCTGGAGGATGTCttagaggaggatgaagatgacgaTGCTGAGCCCATGATCTATGAGGATACACTGGAGGTGCAGGAGGCCAAGCCCGTACCAGTGAGCAGCACAAGCAAAGACCCACCAAAACATGATGGCCGCCGAAGAATTATGCAAGAAGGCCTGATGAGAATCTATGTTCTTCAGCTCATGTCGCGAGCTATTTTTGAAATCGCTTTCCTTGCAGGACAGTATCTCCTCTATGGTTTTCAAGTTAGTCCTTCATATGTATGTAACAGGGTCCCCTGTCCACACCGAGTGGACTGTTTCATCTCCAGGCCCACAGAGAAAACaatcttcctcctcatcatgTATGTGGTAAGCTGTCTTTGTCTAGTGCTAAATGTGTGTGAGATGCTTCACTTGGGAATTGGCACTTTTCGGGACACCCTTCGCATGAAGAGGAACGGCCGACGGACGTCCTACGGCTACCCGTTTTCTCGAAACATCCCAGCCTCTCCTCCGGGGTACAACCTTGTGATGAAGACAGACAAACCTAGCAGGATCCCCAACAGCCTCATTACCCACGAGCAGAACATGGCCAATGTGGCCCAGGAGCAGCAGTGCACCAGCCCAGATGAGAACATCCCTTCTGATTTGGTAAGCCTACACCGGCACCTACGGGTTGCCCAAGAACAGCTCGATATGGCCTTTCAAACATAtcaaaccaaaaacaaccaacaaACCTCCAGAACCAGCAGTCCTGTATCTGGGGGTACAATGGCAGAGCAAAATCGCGTCAATACAGTCCAGGAGAAACAAGGAGCAAGGCCGAAATCAGCTACAGAGAAGGCGGCAACCATTGTTAAAAATGGAAAGACCTCTGTCTGGATCTAG
- the iba57 gene encoding putative transferase CAF17 homolog, mitochondrial, producing the protein MGLLCLARRAFTSARKYSGRYLCVTFLSGVLAPAGIRVKRYSQETVQRHVPGQFVCYHLPHRTLFKIQGQDTSPFLQGIITNDMGLLEVPGFSAMYSHMLNVQGRTLYDIMLYSLKETDAGQGVFLECDSAIKDSILRHLKMYKLRRKVNINPCPELSVWAVLSKKKNAGHEASKPELSSPDKVLVWETDPRTQEMGWRLVLESQIDPLDIIALCQKGDTEEYHRHRYAIGLPEGVKDLPPGVALPLESNLAYMQGISFSKGCYIGQELTARTHHTGVVRKRLMPVRFSAPVQGLEEGAALQTQSGKPAGKHRAGVGELGLSLIRMAHAKEVLTLKSSDDTTLALEASVPDWWPKDVKIN; encoded by the exons ATGGGGTTGTTGTGTCTTGCCAGGAGAGCGTTCACGTCCGCCAGAAAATACTCCGGTCGGTATTTGTGCGTCACGTTTCTCTCCGGTGTTTTAGCTCCAGCAGGTATCCGTGTCAAAAGGTACAGCCAGGAGACTGTCCAGAGACATGTCCCTGGACAGTTTGTGTGCTATCACTTACCTCACAGGACCTTATTTAAAATCCAGGGACAAGACACGAGCCCGTTTCTTCAGGGGATTATAACGAATGACATGGGGCTGCTGGAGGTGCCTGGATTCTCAGCCATGTACTCACATATGCTAAATGTACAAGGAAGAACACTATATGATATCATGTTGTACAG TCTAAAAGAAACTGATGCAGGACAAGGTGTTTTCCTGGAGTGTGACAGCGCAATTAAGGACTCAATCTTGAGACATTTGAAGATGTACAAGCTCCGCAGAAAGGTCAACATAAACCCCTGTCCAGAGCTCTCTGTATGGGCGGTGCTTTCCAAGAAAAAGAACGCAGGTCATGAGGCCAGTAAACCCGAGCTCTCTTCCCCAGACAAAGTTCTGGTATGGGAGACTGATCCTCGAACTCAGGAAATGGGCTGGAGATTGGTATTGGAAAGTCAAATTGACCCCTTGGATATCATTGCATTATGTCAGAAAGGTGACACAGAAGAATATCACAGACATCGCTATGCAATAG GACTTCCTGAGGGAGTGAAGGACCTTCCCCCTGGGGTGGCACTACCACTAGAGTCAAATCTTGCCTACATGCAGGGTATCAGCTTTAGCAAGGGCTGTTACATTGGCCAGGAGCTCACAGCTAGGACTCATCACACTGGGGTGGTTCGGAAACGTCTGATGCCAGTACGCTTTTCAGCTCCAGTCCAAGGCCTCGAGGAAGGAGCTGCGCTGCAAACGCAGTCAGGCAAGCCAGCTGGGAAGCACCGAGCAGGGGTTGGAGAGCTGGGTCTGAGCCTAATCCGCATGGCTCATGCCAAAGAGGTGTTGACACTCAAATCTTCTGACGACACCACATTGGCACTTGAGGCCTCTGTGCCAGACTGGTGGCCTAAAGATGTGAAAATCAACTGA
- the jmjd4 gene encoding 2-oxoglutarate and iron-dependent oxygenase JMJD4: MSCLPNSLFTIMDREAYRNCCSLVKIPRQSYEQFWSSHFVDYIDKELSYSKFFKKYLLPNHPCMFSRRFTENWTCRKQWVSEEGKPNFQKLLQEFDEIPVPVANCNAKENNANPKQVMPFKEFILYWKEYIQYGHSSPKGCLYLKDWHMSRDFPEHNVYTTPVFFSSDWLNEYWDTLEVDDYRFVYMGPKGSWTPFHADVFRSYSWSANICGRKKWLLYPPGQEEFLRDTHGNLPYDVTSAELRDRGLFPHSEKACQPLEIIQEAGEIIFVPSGWHHQVYNLEDTISINHNWLNGCNVDIMWQFLQNELLSVQKEIEEWRNTMDSWHQHCQVIMKACSGINYAEFASFLKIIADNRMAFLNACSSGDSSDCPRHLSETLTTLGPYHAAFDLQRVAHIIECLLCNEDFKRLDHSTLQPETMLQQIRDTIQSTRGQHLLYQE, translated from the exons ATGTCTTGTTTACCCAACAGTCTGTTTACCATTATGGACAGGGAGGCGTACCGTAACTGCTGCAGCCTGGTCAAAATACCAAGACAGTCGTATGAACAGTTTTGGTCATCACATTTTGTTGACTACATCGACAAGGAGCTGAGCTATTCTAAGTTTTTCAAGAAATACTTGCTTCCCAATCACCCATGTATGTTTTCAAGAAGGTTTACGGAGAACTGGACGTGTAGAAAACAGTGGGTGTCTGAGGAGGGGAAGCCTAATTTCCAGAAACTGCTGCAAGAGTTTG ATGAGATTCCTGTTCCTGTTGCAAATTGCAATGCAAAGGAGAACAATGCAAACCCTAAACAAGTTATGCCTTTTAAAGAATTTATACTCTACTGGAAGGAATACATCCAGTATGGCCACTCATCACCTAAAGGATGTCTCTATCTTAAAGACTGGCACATGTCAAG GGACTTCCCAGAACATAATGTTTACACCACACCAGTCTTCTTTTCTTCTGACTGGCTTAATGAATACTGGGATACACTTGAAGTGGATGACTACCGATTTGTCTACATGGGACCTAAAGGCTCATG GACCCCGTTCCACGCGGATGTGTTTCGGTCCTACAGCTGGTCTGCAAACATCTGTGGCAGGAAGAAATGGCTCCTGTATCCCCCAGGTCAGGAAGAGTTTCTACGAGACACTCACGGCAACCTCCCTTATGATGTAACATCAGCTGAGCTTCGAGACAGAGGCCTTTTTCCACACTCCGAAAAAGCATGTCAACCTCTTGAAATTATTCAAGAGGCAGGTGAAATAATTTTCGTGCCCAGTGGCTGGCACCACCAAGTTTATAACCTG GAGGACACTATCTCTATTAATCATAACTGGCTGAATGGCTGCAACGTAGACATCATGTGGCAGTTTCTTCAGAATGAGCTTTTGTCCGTTCAAAAAGAGATAGAGGAGTGGAGAAACACGATGGACTCGTGGCATCAGCACTGCCAG GTCATTATGAAGGCCTGCTCTGGTATTAATTATGCAGAATTTGCCTCATTTCTGAAAATCATTGCTGACAACCGAATGGCTTTCCTGAATGCTTGTTCCTCTGGGGATTCCTCTGATTGCCCACGGCATCTCTCAGAGACCCTCACCACACTTGGACCTTACCATGCTGCCTTTGACCTACAAAGAGTGGCTCACATAATTGAATGCCTACTCTGCAATGAAGACTTTAAGCGGCTCGATCATTCAACTTTGCAGCCAGAAACCATGTTGCAGCAAATTCGGGACACAATACAATCCACAAGGGGGCAGCATCTCCTTTATCAGGAATAA